From Streptomyces sp. TLI_053, a single genomic window includes:
- a CDS encoding DUF4132 domain-containing protein encodes MAWVETGSGGYFVAFDEEGKVVCRNAAGRQLKAVPPKLNDDPVVLGLRQLTEWLDAHRRGCLETAERWMVRSLPVPAAVVTAVWADEAWREVLRDLVVTGADGAVAGFLRGADAERGIGLVDLDGDTVRLTGSELRIPHPVLLEELDELREFAVELGVSQQVQQLYREVWHRPADVTGTQVDTYAGGRYAALRDLLGRCTRLGHRVRGGHAVLPVVEDGRALEARVWVGDYYEYDECETGSLSWTGPDGKVLPLAEVGPVAWSEGMRMAAALYAGRTIEGEEAA; translated from the coding sequence GTGGCGTGGGTTGAAACGGGTTCGGGCGGCTATTTCGTCGCCTTCGACGAGGAGGGCAAGGTGGTCTGCCGCAATGCGGCGGGCCGTCAGCTGAAAGCCGTCCCGCCGAAGCTGAACGACGATCCGGTGGTGCTCGGGCTCCGGCAGCTCACCGAGTGGCTGGACGCGCACCGGCGCGGCTGCCTGGAGACCGCCGAGCGGTGGATGGTGCGTTCGCTGCCGGTGCCCGCCGCCGTCGTCACCGCCGTCTGGGCGGACGAGGCGTGGCGCGAGGTGCTGCGCGACCTCGTGGTCACGGGGGCCGACGGCGCCGTGGCCGGCTTCCTGCGCGGGGCCGACGCCGAGCGCGGCATCGGCCTGGTCGACCTCGACGGGGACACCGTCCGGCTCACCGGCAGCGAGCTGCGGATACCCCACCCGGTCCTGCTGGAGGAGCTGGACGAGCTGCGCGAGTTCGCCGTCGAACTCGGCGTCTCCCAGCAGGTCCAGCAGCTGTACCGGGAGGTCTGGCACCGGCCGGCGGACGTCACCGGCACCCAGGTCGACACCTACGCGGGCGGCCGCTACGCCGCGCTGCGCGACCTGCTCGGCCGCTGCACCAGGCTCGGCCACCGGGTCCGCGGCGGGCACGCCGTGCTGCCCGTGGTCGAGGACGGCCGGGCCCTGGAGGCGCGGGTCTGGGTCGGCGACTACTACGAGTACGACGAGTGCGAGACCGGCTCGCTGAGCTGGACCGGCCCGGACGGCAAGGTCCTGCCGCTGGCCGAGGTCGGACCGGTCGCCTGGTCCGAGGGGATGCGGATGGCCGCCGCACTGTACGCCGGCCGCACGATCGAAGGGGAGGAAGCCGCATGA
- a CDS encoding PQQ-dependent sugar dehydrogenase: MPRRTVALLVAIALGPAAAVGCSSAAGPDRAGGSSSDAAASVPVPTASGPTASDPTASAASEVPTSSPATSAAPASSAPASSAPASSASAPSAPASVAVRGTVADGLKSPWGLAVLPGGDLLVSERDSARILRVSAKDGSRTVAGTVPGVTSGGEGGLLGLALSPDHATDHRVYAYLSTGSDNRIVRLDLDPSKPAGSQLGAPAVLFSGIPHGPRHNGGRIAFGPDGFLYAGTGDADNRSLAQDRDSLGGKILRLTRDGDPAPGNPFAGSPVWSLGHRNVQGLAWDPQGRLWASEFGQDTWDELNLITPGGNCGWPTVEGTAGRAGFTDPVAQWHTADASPSGIAFADGAVWVAALRGTRLWRVPVDGAGAVGTPQDFLRGEYGRLRTVAADGDGTLLLVTDNTDGRGSPRPGDDRILRLDVSGG, encoded by the coding sequence ATGCCCCGCCGTACCGTCGCCCTGCTCGTCGCCATCGCTCTCGGCCCGGCCGCCGCGGTCGGCTGCTCCTCGGCCGCCGGCCCGGACCGGGCCGGCGGGTCGTCCTCGGACGCCGCGGCCTCCGTCCCCGTTCCGACGGCCTCCGGGCCGACCGCTTCGGATCCGACGGCCTCCGCGGCGTCCGAGGTGCCCACGTCCTCCCCGGCCACGTCCGCCGCTCCGGCGTCCTCCGCGCCCGCCTCGTCGGCCCCCGCGTCGTCCGCGTCGGCGCCCTCGGCGCCCGCCTCGGTGGCCGTCCGGGGCACCGTCGCCGACGGCCTCAAGTCCCCCTGGGGCCTTGCCGTTCTGCCCGGGGGCGACCTGCTGGTCTCCGAGCGCGACAGCGCCCGGATCCTGCGCGTCTCGGCGAAGGACGGCAGCAGGACGGTGGCCGGTACCGTCCCGGGCGTCACCTCCGGCGGCGAGGGCGGCCTGCTCGGGCTCGCCCTCTCGCCCGACCACGCCACCGACCACCGGGTGTACGCCTACCTCTCCACCGGCTCGGACAACCGGATCGTCCGGCTCGACCTCGACCCCTCCAAGCCCGCCGGATCCCAACTCGGCGCCCCCGCGGTGCTGTTCAGCGGCATCCCGCACGGACCCAGGCACAACGGCGGGCGGATCGCGTTCGGTCCGGACGGCTTCCTCTACGCGGGCACCGGCGACGCCGACAACCGCTCGCTCGCCCAGGACCGCGACTCCCTCGGCGGCAAGATCCTCCGTCTCACCCGGGACGGGGACCCCGCGCCCGGCAACCCGTTCGCCGGCTCGCCGGTCTGGTCGCTCGGCCACCGCAACGTCCAGGGGCTGGCCTGGGACCCGCAGGGGCGGCTCTGGGCCTCGGAGTTCGGCCAGGACACCTGGGACGAGCTCAACCTGATCACCCCCGGCGGCAACTGCGGCTGGCCCACCGTCGAGGGCACCGCCGGACGGGCGGGCTTCACCGACCCGGTCGCCCAGTGGCACACCGCCGACGCCTCGCCGAGCGGGATCGCCTTCGCCGACGGCGCCGTGTGGGTGGCCGCGCTGCGCGGTACCCGGCTCTGGCGGGTCCCGGTGGACGGCGCCGGGGCGGTCGGCACCCCGCAGGACTTCCTCCGCGGCGAGTACGGCCGTCTGCGCACCGTGGCGGCCGACGGGGACGGCACCCTGCTCCTCGTCACCGACAACACCGACGGCCGGGGCTCGCCGCGGCCGGGCGACGACCGGATTCTGCGACTGGACGTCAGCGGGGGGTGA
- a CDS encoding ABC transporter ATP-binding protein has translation MELTVEGLTAGYGPGRPVLGGVDLTVPGGQVVAVVGPNGCGKSTLLRAIARLHRPDSGRVLVGGEDVWKLRPRQAAHRVALLPQSPQAPEAVTVAGLVRYGRHPHQGLFRQWSADDERLTGEALRATGVEEFADRRLDRLSGGQRQRCWLAMVLAQDAPVVLLDEPTSALDLGHAVEVLELVREVAAGGRTVVMVLHDLAAAARYADLVVAMRGGEMIACGPPREVVDAPLVRALYDVDSDVLAAPGDGAPVIVPRAGSRKAA, from the coding sequence ATGGAGTTGACGGTCGAGGGCCTCACGGCCGGCTACGGTCCCGGACGCCCGGTGCTCGGCGGCGTCGACCTCACCGTGCCCGGCGGGCAGGTGGTGGCCGTCGTCGGCCCGAACGGCTGCGGCAAGTCCACCCTGCTGCGCGCGATCGCCCGGCTGCACCGGCCCGACTCCGGCCGGGTGCTGGTCGGCGGCGAGGACGTCTGGAAGCTGCGCCCGCGGCAGGCCGCCCACCGGGTCGCGCTGCTGCCGCAGAGCCCGCAGGCGCCGGAGGCGGTCACCGTGGCGGGGCTGGTCCGCTACGGCCGCCACCCGCACCAGGGTCTGTTCCGGCAGTGGTCCGCCGACGACGAGCGGCTCACCGGCGAGGCCCTGCGGGCGACCGGTGTCGAGGAGTTCGCCGACCGCCGGCTCGACCGGCTCTCCGGCGGGCAGCGGCAGCGCTGCTGGCTCGCCATGGTGCTGGCCCAGGACGCGCCGGTGGTCCTGCTCGACGAGCCGACCAGCGCCCTCGACCTCGGCCACGCCGTCGAGGTGCTGGAGCTGGTGCGCGAGGTCGCGGCGGGCGGGCGCACCGTCGTCATGGTGCTGCACGACCTCGCGGCGGCCGCCCGCTACGCCGACCTGGTGGTGGCGATGCGCGGCGGGGAGATGATCGCCTGCGGTCCGCCGCGCGAGGTGGTGGACGCGCCGCTGGTGCGGGCGCTGTACGACGTCGACAGCGATGTGCTCGCGGCCCCCGGGGACGGCGCGCCGGTGATCGTCCCGCGTGCGGGGAGCCGGAAGGCGGCCTGA
- a CDS encoding ABC transporter substrate-binding protein, whose translation MSTPQSPLHLARRRAVQAVAATGAATLLLVGCGSSGSSDKASSDKGSPSAAATTGATTAAAGSPAAPAAGDKRTVKDATGTAVEIPAEPKRIVTLTQEDLDAVLALGLKPAGITNGQGLNEPPAYLKDKVQGIPVVGNLLQPVMDKVIAAKPDLILAGDMQDQQVLKQLREITPATVVTMAPTDDWKLSFRGIGNAVNKLDQANKVIADYDAKAAKAGGELGENKGKAVSIVRWNPTGPSWMEKKQFASGVALDMGLTRPQAQDKDGNAHTPALSLEKINEIDGDWLFLSTLTDDGKAALKDVQSKPAYQELGAVKNNHTVTVDGSVWSTRGGPLAADVVIGDISKALGAK comes from the coding sequence ATGTCGACCCCCCAGAGCCCGCTGCACCTCGCCCGCCGTCGTGCGGTCCAGGCGGTGGCCGCCACCGGGGCGGCCACGCTCCTGCTCGTCGGCTGCGGCTCGTCGGGCTCCTCCGACAAGGCGTCCTCCGACAAGGGCTCCCCGTCCGCCGCCGCCACCACCGGCGCCACGACCGCCGCCGCGGGCAGCCCGGCCGCCCCGGCCGCCGGCGACAAGCGGACCGTCAAGGACGCCACCGGCACCGCCGTCGAGATCCCCGCCGAGCCCAAGCGCATCGTCACCCTCACCCAGGAGGACCTCGACGCGGTGCTCGCCCTCGGCCTCAAGCCGGCCGGCATCACCAACGGCCAGGGCCTCAACGAGCCGCCGGCGTACCTGAAGGACAAGGTCCAGGGCATCCCGGTGGTCGGCAACCTGCTCCAGCCCGTCATGGACAAGGTCATCGCCGCCAAGCCCGACCTCATCCTGGCCGGCGACATGCAGGACCAGCAGGTCCTCAAGCAGCTGCGCGAGATCACCCCGGCCACCGTCGTCACCATGGCCCCGACCGACGACTGGAAGCTCTCCTTCCGCGGCATCGGCAACGCCGTCAACAAGCTGGACCAGGCCAACAAGGTCATCGCCGACTACGACGCCAAGGCCGCCAAGGCCGGCGGCGAGCTCGGCGAGAACAAGGGCAAGGCCGTCTCCATCGTCCGCTGGAACCCGACCGGCCCCAGCTGGATGGAGAAGAAGCAGTTCGCCAGCGGCGTCGCCCTCGACATGGGTCTGACCCGCCCGCAGGCCCAGGACAAGGACGGCAACGCCCACACCCCGGCACTGAGCCTGGAGAAGATCAACGAGATCGACGGCGACTGGCTGTTCCTGTCCACCCTCACCGACGACGGCAAGGCCGCGCTGAAGGACGTCCAGTCCAAGCCCGCCTACCAGGAGCTCGGCGCGGTGAAGAACAACCACACCGTGACCGTGGACGGTTCGGTCTGGTCGACCCGCGGCGGCCCGCTCGCGGCCGACGTCGTGATCGGCGACATCAGCAAGGCGCTCGGCGCCAAGTGA
- the fhuB gene encoding Fe(3+)-hydroxamate ABC transporter permease FhuB, with translation MTLSQVGAVEAAGADPSVPAPPTADRSRRTARIALGGILAALLALTALSLSVGAGEVGPGRVLDYLLDTDGARADSHLALVVGDLRLPRTLTSLLVGAALGVAGAQLQAVTRNPLAETGLLGVNAGASLGVVLGIAVLGVQTSYGYLAFAFGGAVLASGLVLAIAGSRGGGSPMRLVLGGSAVGATFGGLTGVLIVNSPEAYDRYRVWVLGSLAGVEGWTTLSQLAPVLGVGFVVALLTTRPLSALALGDDLARGLGHRPGATRAAVALAVTLLTASAVALAGPISFLGLLAGFVARAAAGPRVGRLTLLAGLVGAAVLTGADVLARVVARPFEAPVSVIVALIGAPALIAIVRSRKTAALGLTDTAPAESSGRSGHPEEKPPRPDVVLRRGALSVLLPRRPALAALGLAVALLAAVVVSAHAGQSELDLGSTFRAVFGYGDRLDVLLVQKFRLGRIVAGLAAGAALGLAGCLTQTLARNRLATPELLGVNDGATAAVLISVTATGAFGAWWAGPIGALVAVAVVTAVSGGLGARGYRVLVVGLAMSALASAVIQVAMARRSLSSASSLYVWTSGSLNGRDYEVATPVLIGLAVLVPVALVVARRLAVLRFDDNVASSLGVDPGRVRLVCLLLAVALAGLAVGICGPVGFVALAAPVVAGRLAGPSRVPVLGSALVGAVLIVLADTLGRVLISGVEIPVGIVTTVLGGPFLLWVLLGRKGNPA, from the coding sequence ATGACATTGTCGCAAGTGGGTGCCGTCGAAGCGGCCGGTGCGGACCCCTCCGTGCCCGCACCGCCGACGGCCGACCGGTCCCGCCGCACCGCCCGGATCGCCCTCGGCGGCATCCTCGCCGCGCTGCTCGCCCTGACGGCGCTCTCGCTGTCCGTCGGCGCCGGCGAGGTCGGCCCCGGCCGCGTGCTGGACTACCTGCTCGACACCGACGGCGCCCGCGCCGACAGTCACCTCGCCCTGGTCGTCGGCGACCTGCGCCTCCCCCGCACCCTGACCTCCCTGCTGGTCGGCGCCGCGCTCGGGGTGGCCGGCGCCCAGCTCCAGGCCGTCACCCGCAATCCGCTCGCCGAGACCGGCCTGCTCGGCGTCAACGCCGGCGCCTCGCTGGGCGTCGTCCTCGGCATCGCCGTGCTCGGCGTCCAGACCTCCTACGGCTACCTCGCCTTCGCCTTCGGCGGCGCCGTCCTGGCCAGCGGACTCGTCCTGGCGATCGCCGGCAGCCGGGGCGGCGGCTCCCCGATGCGACTCGTCCTCGGCGGCTCCGCCGTCGGTGCCACCTTCGGCGGCCTCACCGGCGTACTGATCGTCAACTCCCCCGAGGCGTACGACCGCTACCGGGTCTGGGTGCTCGGCTCGCTGGCCGGTGTGGAGGGCTGGACGACACTGAGCCAGCTCGCCCCGGTGCTCGGGGTCGGCTTCGTGGTCGCCCTGCTCACCACCCGGCCGCTGTCCGCGCTCGCGCTCGGCGACGACCTGGCCCGCGGCCTCGGCCACCGCCCCGGCGCCACCCGCGCCGCCGTCGCCCTCGCCGTCACCCTGCTCACCGCCTCCGCCGTCGCCCTCGCCGGGCCGATCTCCTTCCTCGGCCTGCTCGCCGGCTTCGTGGCCCGGGCCGCCGCCGGCCCCCGGGTCGGCCGGCTCACCCTGCTCGCCGGGCTGGTCGGCGCCGCCGTGCTGACCGGGGCGGACGTGCTCGCCCGAGTGGTCGCCCGCCCCTTCGAGGCCCCCGTCTCGGTCATCGTCGCGCTGATCGGCGCGCCCGCGCTGATCGCCATCGTGCGGTCCAGGAAGACCGCCGCGCTCGGCCTGACCGACACCGCCCCCGCCGAGTCCTCCGGCCGGAGCGGCCACCCGGAGGAGAAGCCGCCCAGGCCGGACGTGGTGCTCCGGCGCGGCGCGCTGTCCGTCCTGCTCCCGCGGCGCCCGGCGCTGGCGGCGCTCGGCCTCGCCGTCGCCCTGCTCGCCGCCGTGGTGGTCTCCGCGCACGCCGGACAGAGCGAACTCGACCTCGGCTCCACCTTCCGGGCCGTCTTCGGCTACGGCGACCGCCTGGACGTCCTGCTGGTGCAGAAGTTCCGGCTCGGCCGGATCGTCGCCGGCCTGGCCGCCGGCGCCGCGCTCGGCCTGGCCGGCTGCCTCACCCAGACCCTGGCCCGCAACCGGCTCGCCACCCCCGAACTGCTCGGTGTCAACGACGGAGCCACCGCCGCCGTACTGATCTCCGTCACCGCCACCGGCGCGTTCGGCGCCTGGTGGGCCGGACCGATCGGCGCGCTGGTCGCCGTCGCCGTGGTCACCGCCGTCTCCGGCGGCCTCGGCGCCCGCGGCTACCGGGTGCTCGTGGTCGGCCTCGCCATGTCGGCGCTCGCCTCCGCGGTCATCCAGGTCGCGATGGCCCGGCGCTCGCTCAGTTCCGCCTCCTCGCTGTACGTCTGGACCTCCGGCAGCCTCAACGGCCGGGACTACGAGGTCGCCACCCCGGTGCTGATCGGCCTCGCCGTGCTGGTGCCGGTCGCGCTGGTGGTGGCCCGCCGGCTCGCGGTGCTGCGCTTCGACGACAACGTGGCCTCCTCGCTCGGCGTCGACCCCGGCCGGGTCCGGCTCGTCTGCCTGCTGCTGGCGGTGGCACTCGCCGGACTCGCCGTCGGGATCTGCGGACCGGTCGGCTTCGTCGCGCTGGCCGCACCGGTCGTCGCCGGCCGGCTGGCCGGGCCGTCCCGCGTCCCGGTGCTCGGCTCGGCCCTGGTCGGCGCGGTGCTCATCGTGCTCGCCGACACCCTCGGCCGGGTACTGATCTCCGGTGTCGAGATCCCGGTCGGCATCGTCACCACCGTGCTCGGCGGCCCGTTCCTGCTCTGGGTGTTGCTCGGCCGCAAGGGCAACCCCGCCTGA
- the fes gene encoding enterochelin esterase — protein MQNEHPVVDDTFWARVAAEGAPLVDADPEDPAYRQVTFVLRDEPGEEPYDGVLALVHTVTDKDRHAGDLTPHLMERRAGGWSRTYRLRADHRASYQLYPVRGAVPGTRRADWLKVLDDARPDPLDRGPRLPGRDGRHPSSVLALPEALAQPYAERRPEVPRGRTVRAEAAGRTVDVHLPAGHRPDGDPYPVLVLLDGDVWGGQLSVGDTLDNLTAEGLIPPTVALLVHTPPRTRPEDLSCNPDFVDLLADRVLPWAGAEYRVTADPARTVIAGQSAGGLTAAFAAFHRPARFGNALSQSGSFWWPDATELNDGSEWLTRQFAAAERRDARFWVEAGLQEWLLLPQNRNLRDVLLDRGYDLAYREFNGGHDYACWRGGLADGLVHLLGRRG, from the coding sequence GTGCAGAATGAACATCCTGTCGTCGACGACACGTTCTGGGCCCGGGTGGCCGCCGAGGGCGCCCCGCTGGTCGACGCCGACCCCGAGGACCCGGCCTACCGGCAGGTGACCTTCGTGCTGCGCGACGAGCCGGGCGAGGAGCCGTACGACGGCGTGCTCGCGCTCGTCCACACCGTCACCGACAAGGACCGGCACGCCGGCGACCTCACCCCGCACCTGATGGAGCGCCGGGCCGGCGGCTGGTCGCGCACCTACCGGCTGCGCGCCGACCACCGGGCGTCCTACCAGCTGTACCCGGTGCGCGGGGCCGTCCCCGGCACCCGGCGGGCGGACTGGCTGAAGGTCCTGGACGACGCCCGCCCCGACCCGCTCGACCGGGGCCCGCGGCTGCCCGGCCGCGACGGGCGCCACCCCTCCTCGGTGCTCGCCCTGCCCGAGGCGCTCGCCCAGCCGTACGCCGAGCGCCGCCCGGAGGTGCCGCGCGGGCGCACCGTGCGCGCCGAGGCGGCCGGGCGGACCGTCGACGTCCACCTGCCCGCCGGGCACCGTCCGGACGGCGACCCCTACCCGGTGCTGGTCCTGCTGGACGGCGACGTGTGGGGCGGGCAGCTGTCGGTCGGCGACACCCTGGACAACCTGACCGCCGAGGGGCTGATCCCGCCGACCGTCGCGCTGCTCGTCCACACCCCGCCCCGGACCCGCCCAGAGGACCTCAGCTGCAACCCGGACTTCGTCGACCTGCTGGCCGACCGGGTGCTGCCCTGGGCCGGCGCCGAGTACCGGGTCACTGCCGACCCGGCCCGCACGGTCATCGCCGGCCAGAGCGCGGGCGGGCTGACCGCCGCCTTCGCCGCCTTCCACCGGCCGGCCCGGTTCGGAAACGCGCTCTCCCAGTCCGGCTCGTTCTGGTGGCCCGACGCGACCGAGCTCAACGACGGCAGCGAGTGGCTCACCCGTCAGTTCGCCGCCGCCGAGCGGCGCGACGCCCGCTTCTGGGTGGAGGCAGGCCTCCAGGAATGGCTGCTGCTCCCCCAGAACCGCAACCTGCGCGACGTGCTGCTCGACCGGGGCTACGACCTCGCCTACCGGGAGTTCAACGGCGGGCACGACTACGCCTGCTGGCGCGGGGGCCTGGCCGACGGCCTGGTCCACCTGCTGGGGCGGCGCGGCTGA
- a CDS encoding carbonic anhydrase, with the protein MTDTATDHYLRNNSEYAAGFEGPLPLPPARRTAVLACMDARLNVYGALGLAEGDSHVIRNAGGVATDDAIRSLAISQRLLGTEEIILVHHTDCGMLTFGDDAFREEIRKETGVKPPWAAEAFADLETDVRQSAARIRTSPFVPHTRSVRGFVFDVATGVLTEVEL; encoded by the coding sequence ATGACCGACACCGCCACCGACCACTACCTCCGCAACAACTCCGAGTACGCCGCGGGCTTCGAGGGTCCGCTGCCGCTCCCGCCCGCCCGCCGCACGGCCGTCCTGGCCTGCATGGACGCCCGGCTCAACGTGTACGGCGCGCTCGGTCTCGCCGAGGGCGACTCGCACGTGATCCGCAACGCCGGCGGCGTCGCCACGGACGACGCCATCCGCTCGCTGGCGATCAGCCAGCGACTGCTCGGGACCGAGGAGATCATCCTCGTGCACCACACCGACTGCGGAATGCTCACCTTCGGCGACGACGCCTTCCGCGAGGAGATCCGGAAGGAGACCGGGGTCAAGCCGCCGTGGGCGGCGGAGGCCTTCGCCGACCTGGAGACCGACGTCCGGCAGTCGGCCGCGCGGATCCGGACCAGCCCGTTCGTCCCGCACACCCGGTCCGTGCGCGGCTTCGTGTTCGACGTCGCGACCGGGGTCCTCACGGAGGTCGAGCTCTGA
- a CDS encoding GNAT family N-acetyltransferase, with product MIRAFRPDTDYPALAELLSADGAGPPVTAAELRGRDAALPDRDRLTTDGRGRLTGHGRVRLVQPGPTGDLLGYATAWRAPWTPPGDLASRVVSAPGRAPGWLLPLYDGLERWGREAGAGRLLGELPDGQGGPAAVGWDSPVDLTGLLLGRGYRVDAHVRSASAPLGPHLAAPQPPPGLHLDTLATTGAPGPERQLHHLYRETLRDNPGFVDALPEFDDWRGEALGGPGGRPDWVFTAECAGRIVGATVVHGTDDPLACRVHYTAVLRAWRGRGLARALKLHAARHLRGHGVRTVHTEVEAGNVPMVAVNTALGYRWGGGRRRLVKEL from the coding sequence ATGATCCGCGCGTTCCGGCCCGACACCGACTACCCCGCGCTGGCGGAGCTCCTCTCCGCCGACGGGGCCGGGCCGCCCGTCACGGCCGCCGAACTGCGCGGCCGGGACGCGGCGCTGCCGGACCGGGACCGGCTGACCACCGACGGGCGGGGGCGACTCACCGGGCACGGCCGGGTCCGGCTGGTCCAGCCCGGGCCCACCGGGGACCTGCTCGGGTACGCCACCGCCTGGCGGGCCCCCTGGACGCCCCCCGGGGACCTCGCCTCGCGCGTCGTCAGCGCACCGGGGCGCGCGCCGGGCTGGCTGCTGCCGCTCTACGACGGGCTGGAGCGCTGGGGGCGCGAGGCCGGAGCCGGCCGGCTGCTCGGCGAACTGCCGGACGGGCAGGGCGGGCCGGCGGCCGTGGGGTGGGACTCCCCGGTCGACCTGACCGGACTGCTGCTCGGCCGCGGCTACCGGGTGGACGCCCATGTGCGGTCGGCGAGCGCCCCGTTGGGCCCGCACCTAGCCGCCCCGCAACCGCCGCCCGGCCTGCACCTGGACACCCTCGCCACCACCGGCGCCCCCGGGCCCGAGCGGCAGTTGCACCACCTCTACCGGGAGACCCTGCGCGACAACCCCGGATTCGTCGACGCCCTGCCGGAGTTCGACGACTGGCGGGGCGAGGCGCTGGGCGGTCCCGGCGGCCGCCCCGACTGGGTGTTCACGGCCGAGTGCGCCGGGCGGATCGTCGGCGCCACCGTCGTGCACGGGACGGACGACCCTCTGGCCTGCCGCGTCCACTACACGGCGGTGCTGCGGGCCTGGCGCGGGCGCGGGCTCGCCCGGGCGCTCAAACTGCACGCGGCGCGGCACCTCCGCGGACACGGTGTGCGGACGGTGCACACCGAGGTCGAGGCCGGCAACGTGCCGATGGTCGCGGTGAACACCGCCCTCGGGTACCGGTGGGGCGGCGGGCGGCGACGGCTGGTCAAGGAGCTCTGA
- a CDS encoding DHA2 family efflux MFS transporter permease subunit: MTDTDAKPVPGPGTPAGAGDGAPARPLFAGRLAVVLVYTAAMCMNGLDSTIVNPALFTIAGDFGRPVSAANAVETAFLVGLAVGLPAAGWLGDRFGVRRVFLGSLAVFTLASALCAAAPGLGALTAARAAQGVAGGLLTPVGMTLLFRAFEPHERAGLGKVLIVPTALMPALGPPLGGFLTEHLSWHWLFLVNVPIGVAAVLTGVFALRDQEEPPAGRFDTTGFLLATPGLGLLTYALGFGPAHGWTSPAVGLSGVLGVVLLGLAVRHQLRAEEPLVDLRLLADRTFGAASWLALLTAAGLMGALFAFPLLYQAALGASALDAGLSVFPEAIGLMAASQVVDRLLPRLGPRRLALPALLLAALVLAALALPGVGGNAWAVRALMFGVGLILGTAVLTVQIAGFADVPGPAMGRAMGLFTIVRTLGGAFGIAGAAALIGALAEDGTHGAEPGPYRVALVATAGAVALGALVAARLPKEAPGPPPMD; the protein is encoded by the coding sequence ATGACCGACACGGACGCCAAGCCCGTCCCCGGCCCCGGCACCCCCGCCGGGGCCGGGGACGGCGCCCCGGCCCGCCCCCTGTTCGCGGGGCGGCTCGCCGTGGTGCTCGTCTACACGGCCGCGATGTGCATGAACGGCCTGGACTCGACGATCGTCAACCCGGCCCTGTTCACCATCGCCGGTGACTTCGGCCGCCCGGTCTCCGCCGCCAACGCGGTGGAGACCGCCTTCCTGGTCGGCCTCGCCGTCGGACTCCCGGCGGCCGGCTGGCTCGGCGACCGGTTCGGGGTCCGGCGGGTCTTCCTCGGCTCGCTCGCGGTGTTCACCCTGGCCAGCGCCCTGTGCGCGGCCGCCCCCGGCCTCGGCGCGCTCACCGCCGCCCGGGCGGCCCAGGGCGTCGCCGGCGGCCTGCTCACCCCGGTCGGCATGACGCTGCTGTTCCGGGCCTTCGAGCCGCACGAGCGGGCCGGCCTCGGCAAGGTGCTGATCGTGCCGACGGCCCTGATGCCCGCGCTCGGCCCGCCGCTCGGCGGCTTCCTGACCGAGCACCTCTCCTGGCACTGGCTGTTCCTGGTCAATGTGCCGATCGGCGTCGCGGCCGTCCTGACCGGCGTGTTCGCCCTGCGCGACCAGGAGGAGCCGCCGGCCGGGCGCTTCGACACCACCGGCTTCCTGCTCGCCACCCCGGGCCTGGGCCTGCTCACCTACGCGCTCGGCTTCGGCCCGGCGCACGGCTGGACCTCCCCGGCGGTGGGCCTGTCCGGGGTCCTCGGCGTGGTGCTGCTCGGCCTCGCCGTCCGGCACCAGCTGCGGGCCGAGGAGCCGCTGGTGGACCTGCGGCTGCTCGCCGACCGCACCTTCGGCGCGGCCAGTTGGCTGGCCCTGCTGACCGCCGCCGGGCTGATGGGCGCGCTGTTCGCCTTCCCGCTGCTCTACCAGGCGGCGCTGGGCGCCTCGGCGCTGGACGCGGGCCTGAGCGTGTTCCCGGAGGCGATCGGCCTGATGGCCGCCTCCCAGGTGGTCGACCGGCTGCTGCCGAGGCTCGGCCCGCGCCGGCTCGCGCTGCCGGCCCTGCTGCTCGCGGCCCTGGTGCTGGCCGCCCTCGCCCTGCCGGGCGTCGGCGGGAACGCCTGGGCCGTCCGGGCGCTGATGTTCGGCGTCGGCCTGATCCTGGGCACCGCCGTGCTGACGGTCCAGATCGCGGGCTTCGCGGACGTGCCCGGACCCGCGATGGGCCGGGCGATGGGCCTGTTCACCATCGTCCGCACGCTCGGCGGCGCGTTCGGCATCGCCGGCGCGGCGGCCCTGATCGGCGCGCTGGCCGAGGACGGCACGCACGGCGCGGAACCCGGGCCGTACCGGGTCGCGCTGGTGGCCACGGCCGGGGCGGTCGCCCTCGGCGCCCTGGTCGCGGCCCGGCTGCCGAAGGAGGCCCCGGGACCGCCGCCGATGGACTGA
- a CDS encoding MbtH family protein produces MSDAPANPFDGDGEFLALVNDQGQHSLWPDFAAVPAGWTVAHGPCERAAALDWITAHWTELSPAR; encoded by the coding sequence ATGAGTGACGCCCCCGCCAACCCCTTCGACGGCGACGGCGAGTTCCTCGCGCTCGTCAACGACCAGGGCCAGCACTCGCTCTGGCCGGACTTCGCCGCCGTCCCGGCCGGCTGGACCGTCGCCCACGGGCCGTGCGAGCGCGCCGCCGCGCTGGACTGGATCACCGCCCACTGGACCGAGCTGAGTCCGGCCCGATGA